The following are encoded in a window of Vespa crabro chromosome 2, iyVesCrab1.2, whole genome shotgun sequence genomic DNA:
- the LOC124421916 gene encoding uncharacterized protein LOC124421916 isoform X4 translates to MASGLPSARQRKLGPAPIASFEDLSDEVENGEPTTRMPGIIEVATPATPGSSLKTPSTPRIDISRASSSSHHEDSNSRESSPERELLAGGDPPPGSKLTLGYKEDAQDLRSSTEELDLQDPIHEQDLRRESKKARKRREDGSQSDYSGGTRQTQDRERKDSNCSEIILLNISGRTSRLSSVGSQGSGVSGKLSVVSGTSSRSPSPHKCLLETSFCGSKPTLADNLIEPSKPETEDLEKILLKREADTTKALIPESIKVSMVGGNLKPDPLDKPRRRGREERKEIFKREVEITKRFLEKVNIEVPIIRKTSESTQQQPAKTQSQEVQKPATLDFNDKRKKAQNFKEIVQTTPTASSLISSPKLPRHQKVFDLGTEGSRTPSPSSVSRKSSFASLFKTRTDGSVLSPGSPSPSTKPRRSLTSKIKDTTESLRSRSKSRERVSVDKNSSLKKDSKNKNVFSSTLSLFKKRERKKSYDEAIATFCGIECDIDTVDQPSLESIGQVEFTFNTEKERRKDDSIFISLHADDRNYEEALPSESVSIPLETPTKLLDEYESESHAGGIMMTEVSIEYHRPPVAEVRTEARIESTPSKRSSWENQMSLSPSKDSQVSTSGSKDSKIGTQSVKSVENTVTKSSSPSSEVRPTSGSLRMSSSSSRDSIAKKIPDAPKIKKKSKEEQQILPREKKEEIVPQQKKIAESDVPGTKTTNEYKKSDFLDDGLSVKAAETDLVKTSSIISDLDHNSSESERDSEIEFIRNKAEKITEELPDERKGLFNEESFEEDLPYIPTTLPLEKSVAVPILPVKQRLQEVRTIPIERPRSTTPINPTLLDEFVMQTSLDERRVERMKISLPREDSFKLKSPKRHAANTFTEFAGKVTDGGRNRAAGKSPSPPPLPPRAPTRPNNWINFEEIPEKRKAPKIIQTIPRTEDEVKTTGYSYVQPEECRCECHEESRRASIREATTTRTSSCSSNGERACNGENCILPTTSSVDRASIVR, encoded by the exons ATGGCATCAGGATTGCCGAGCGCTCGTCAGAGGAAGCTTGGACCAGCACCAATAGCGTCCTTCGAAGACCTATCGGACGAGGTGGAAAAC GGGGAACCAACGACACGAATGCCAGGCATCATCGAGGTCGCCACCCCGGCAACGCCTGGTAGTTCGCTAAAGACACCCAGCACACCAAGAATTGATATCAGCCGGGCGAGCAGTTCCTCTCACCATGAGGATAGTAACTCCAGGGAATCGTCACCCGAAAGAGAGCTTCTCGCAG GTGGAGATCCTCCTCCAGGGAGTAAGCTGACCTTAGGTTATAAGGAAGATGCTCAGGATTTAAGATCGTCAACGGAGGAATTGGACTTACAGGATCCCATACACGAGCAAGATCTCAGGAGGGAATCGAAGAAAGCGAGAAAGCGAAGAGAAGATGGATCGCAATCGGATTATAGTGGTGGAACGAGGCAGACACAAGACAGGGAACGAAAGGACAGTAATTGCTCCGAAATCATCCTCCTTAACATCAGTGGTAGAACCTCGAGGTTGTCTTCCGTGGGAAGTCAGGGTTCTGGTGTTTCTGGAAAGCTCTCAGTGGTGTCGGGCACATCCTCGAG GTCACCGAGTCCGCACAAATGTCTACTAGAAACGTCCTTTTGTGGCAGCAAGCCGACTTTAGCTGATAACTTGATCGAACCATCGAAGCCGGAAACCGAAGACTTGGAAAAGATTCTGTTGAAACGCGAAGCCGACACCACTAAAGCGTTAATTCCAGAAAGTATTAAAGTTTCTATGGTTGGTGGTAATTTGAAACCAGATCCTTTAGATAAGCCAAGAAGACGTGGCcgtgaagaaaggaaagagatttTTAAGAGAGAAGTGGAAATTACTAAGAGATTCTTAGAAAAGGTTAACATAGAG GTACCAATCATTCGTAAAACATCTGAATCAACGCAACAACAGCCAGCGAAAACCCAGTCTCAAGAAGTTCAAAAGCCCGCGACCCTCGATTTTAacgacaaacgaaaaaaagctCAGAATTTTAAAGAGATCGTCCAAACGACACCAACGGCGAGTAGTTTAATCAGTAGTCCTAAATTACCGAGACATCAAAAGGTGTTTGATCTCGGTACCGAGGGATCGCGGACACCTAGTCCATCTTCCGTATCAAGAAAAAGCAGTTTTGCCTCTTTATTCAAG ACCAGGACTGATGGCAGCGTACTGAGCCCAGGATCACCATCGCCCAGTACGAAGCCACGAAGGAGTTTAACATCGAAGATAAAGGACACCACGGAGAGCCTGAGAAGCAGATCGAAATCACGCGAGAGAGTCTCCGTTGATAAGAATTCTAGTTTGAAGAAGGATTCAAAGAACAAGAATGTTTTCTCCTCGACCTTGAGTCTCTTTAAGAAAcgcgagaggaagaagagttACGACGAGGCGATAGCTACTTTCTGTGGAATCGAGTGCGACATCGATACCGTTGATCAACCGTCATTGGAGAGTATCGGCCAGGTCGAATTTACTTTTAACACGGAAAAGGAAAGACGTAAGGATGATTCGATCTTCATCAGCCTTCACGCGGACGACAGGAATTACGAGGAAGCTTTACCATCTGAAAGTGTTTCGATACCGTTAGAAACACCAACTAAATTATTGGACGAATATGAATCCGAATCTCATGCTGGTGGGATAATGATGACGGAAGTTTCTATAGAATATCATCGTCCTCCAGTTGCTGAGGTGAGAACAGAAGCGAGGATAGAGAGTACACCATCGAAGAGATCTTCTTGGGAGAATCAAATGTCACTTAGCCCGTCAAAAGATTCTCAAGTATCGACAAGTGGCTCGAAAGATTCTAAAATAGGTACACAAAGTGTGAAGAGCGTAGAAAACACAGTAACAAAATCCTCGTCACCGTCGAGCGAAGTCAGGCCGACTTCTGGATCATTACGAATGTCCAGTAGCTCTTCCAGGGATTCGATCGCGAAGAAAATTCCTGATGCACCAAAGatcaagaagaaaagtaaggaAGAACAGCAAATATTACCacgcgaaaaaaaagaagaaattgttcCACAGCAAAAAAAGATAGCAGAAAGTGATGTCCCTGGTACGAAGACTACCAACGAATATAAGAAATCAGATTTTCTAGACGATGGATTATCGGTTAAAGCGGCGGAAACTGATCTAGTAAAAACATCTAGCATAATATCAGATCTTGATCATAACAGTTCTGAGTCTGAGAGAGATTCCGAGATAGAGTTCATTCGAAATAAGGCTGAGAAAATTACTGAAGAGTTACCTGACGAACGAAAGGGTCTTTTCAACGAGGAAAGCTTCGAAGAAGATCTTCCATATATTCCGACTACTTTGCCTTTAGAAAAGAGCGTAGCTGTACCAATTCTACCTGTGAAACAACGACTTCAAGAAGTTAG AACGATTCCAATCGAAAGGCCACGTTCAACGACGCCCATCAATCCAACTCTATTGGACGAATTTGTGATGCAGACATCCCTAGACGAAAGACGTGTTGAAAGAATGAAGATATCTTTACCACGCGAGGATAGTTTTAAATTGAAGAGTCCAAAGAGACACGCTGCCAATACTTTCACCGAGTTTGCGGGTAAAGTAACGGATGGTGGTCGTAATAGAGCAGCTGGAAAGTCTCCCAGTCCACCACCTTTACCACCGAGAGCACCAACCAGACCCAACAATTGGATAAATTTTGAGGAGATCCCGGAGAAGAGAAAGGCACcgaaaataattcaaacgaTTCCACGTACCGAGGACGAAGTTAAGACCACCGGTTACAGCTACGTTCAACCTGAAGAGTGTAGATGCGAATGTCACGAGGAGTCGAGAAGAGCTTCGATCCGAGAGGCAACGACAACGAGGACTTCGTCATGTAGTAGCAACGGAGAACGGGCATGCAACGGTGAGAATTGCATCCTGCCAACCACGAGCTCTGTCGATCGTGCCAGCATCGTCAGGTAA